A window of Natrinema versiforme contains these coding sequences:
- a CDS encoding DUF5817 domain-containing protein — MYAVVGCSECSNLWIIEGRSETTQCPRCGSRKAYEKRKKFVETDDAAHARDVRASMLANRQGEGEAFAELDSFAALEDDVADGVVDDAEYLEQAGLDVEEVEAAGDRDPRGPSRSGSKKEIVEGALEVLDEPTEAEVVDYASERGVGAEYVRDVLEKLTRRGVVSESRGRYRLL; from the coding sequence ATGTACGCCGTCGTCGGCTGTAGCGAGTGCTCGAACCTCTGGATCATCGAGGGCCGGTCGGAGACGACCCAGTGCCCCCGCTGTGGCTCCCGGAAGGCCTACGAGAAGCGCAAGAAGTTCGTCGAGACCGACGACGCCGCCCACGCCCGCGACGTGCGCGCCTCGATGCTCGCGAACCGACAGGGCGAGGGCGAGGCCTTCGCCGAACTCGACTCCTTCGCCGCCCTCGAGGACGACGTTGCCGACGGCGTCGTCGACGACGCGGAGTACCTCGAGCAGGCCGGACTCGACGTCGAGGAAGTCGAAGCGGCCGGCGACCGCGATCCGCGCGGGCCGAGTCGCAGCGGCAGCAAGAAAGAGATCGTCGAAGGCGCGCTCGAGGTCCTCGACGAGCCAACCGAAGCCGAGGTCGTCGACTACGCGAGCGAGCGCGGGGTCGGCGCCGAGTACGTCAGGGACGTCCTCGAGAAGCTCACTCGGCGCGGAGTCGTCAGCGAGAGCCGCGGGCGGTATCGGCTGCTGTAG
- a CDS encoding DUF2267 domain-containing protein, whose protein sequence is MSTSYTDFIGEVQHRIEAGTQAEAVRTTRAVLETLGERVGEGGATDIASPLPMEIDRYLLAADHGQTGDYDAFVDRVLERLNYDDLGLDASYGRPSNVDRSEAVYRIKAVVELVSEQVPGGELAHAEEQLPEEFGDMFEFVDAETKPWEEA, encoded by the coding sequence ATGAGCACGAGCTACACCGACTTCATCGGCGAGGTACAGCACCGAATCGAAGCCGGGACCCAGGCCGAGGCCGTCCGAACGACGCGAGCGGTCCTCGAGACGCTCGGCGAGCGCGTCGGGGAGGGCGGCGCGACGGACATCGCGAGCCCGCTCCCGATGGAGATCGATCGGTATCTCTTGGCCGCCGATCACGGCCAGACCGGCGACTACGACGCGTTCGTCGATCGGGTACTCGAGCGGCTGAACTACGACGATCTAGGCCTCGACGCGTCGTACGGGCGACCGTCGAACGTCGACCGGTCGGAGGCGGTCTACCGAATCAAGGCCGTCGTCGAACTCGTCAGCGAGCAAGTCCCCGGCGGCGAACTAGCCCACGCCGAAGAGCAGTTGCCCGAGGAGTTCGGGGACATGTTCGAGTTCGTCGACGCCGAGACGAAACCGTGGGAAGAAGCCTAA
- a CDS encoding helix-turn-helix domain-containing protein — translation MSMGTAEDRGAAVEETLSEDEYRDRLRDLPPSAKLVAKVLETDSPLSQGQLAEESLLPDRTVRYALNRLEDVGLVGSRYSFRDARKQVYFLKH, via the coding sequence ATGAGCATGGGTACAGCCGAGGACCGTGGCGCCGCCGTCGAAGAAACCCTTTCAGAGGACGAATACCGTGACCGGCTCCGCGATCTGCCGCCGAGCGCGAAACTCGTCGCGAAAGTGCTCGAGACCGACTCGCCGCTCTCGCAGGGCCAACTCGCCGAGGAGTCGCTGCTTCCCGACCGCACCGTTCGCTACGCGCTCAACCGACTCGAGGACGTCGGCCTCGTCGGCTCTCGGTACAGTTTCCGGGACGCTCGCAAGCAGGTCTACTTCCTCAAGCACTGA
- a CDS encoding glycosyltransferase: protein MELSVVVSTLNDRERLLSCLDALAERTPSSTEVIVVNGPSSDGTSGVVRERDDVDVLVEISERNPSVSRNAGLELATGDIVAFLDGEYAIDHSWYGAIEEAITDETAVVTGPVTGGPVTADLQSPRRVAGQTVTLFHGDNVAFERSVLESLDGFDEYIEEESEHDCAHRVAGLGHEVSWTATMAARCEVGTDGGRADPDWGATYRSLSYRLAKNYGLRPTVLARTADSALRDALSGVCRLASGEATPTGWVSDGTDVIANVTHGLWDGVRARYADRSSRRNPNGLSTRHDRAVRIYDRR from the coding sequence ATGGAGCTCTCGGTAGTCGTGTCGACGCTCAACGACCGGGAGCGATTGCTGTCGTGTCTCGACGCACTCGCGGAGCGGACGCCGTCGTCGACGGAGGTCATCGTCGTCAACGGCCCCTCCTCTGACGGGACGAGCGGCGTAGTCCGCGAGCGGGACGATGTCGACGTCCTCGTCGAGATTTCGGAACGGAACCCCAGCGTCTCCCGGAACGCCGGCCTCGAACTCGCGACGGGAGACATCGTCGCCTTCCTCGACGGCGAGTACGCGATCGATCACAGTTGGTACGGCGCGATCGAGGAGGCGATCACTGACGAGACGGCCGTCGTCACCGGTCCCGTGACCGGCGGCCCCGTCACGGCGGACCTGCAGTCGCCGCGGCGGGTCGCCGGCCAGACGGTTACCCTCTTCCACGGCGACAACGTCGCGTTCGAGCGGTCCGTCCTCGAGTCCCTCGACGGGTTCGACGAGTACATCGAGGAGGAGAGCGAGCACGACTGCGCCCACCGCGTAGCGGGACTCGGCCACGAGGTGTCATGGACGGCGACGATGGCCGCCCGCTGCGAGGTCGGGACCGACGGCGGCCGGGCCGACCCCGACTGGGGGGCAACCTACCGGTCGCTGTCCTATCGGCTCGCGAAGAACTATGGCCTGCGGCCGACCGTCCTCGCCCGGACCGCCGACAGTGCACTCCGGGACGCCCTCAGCGGCGTTTGCCGGCTAGCGTCCGGCGAGGCGACGCCGACGGGCTGGGTGTCGGACGGCACCGACGTGATCGCGAACGTTACGCACGGGCTCTGGGACGGCGTCCGCGCCCGCTATGCCGATCGCTCGAGCCGGCGAAATCCCAACGGGCTCTCGACGCGACACGACCGGGCGGTCCGGATCTACGACCGGCGCTGA
- a CDS encoding class I SAM-dependent methyltransferase, producing the protein MKGQEWYQADDIAEEYDDKRFSQGGQLIDRREKEAVLEAIMPVEDRKVLEIACGTGRFTVMLAHQGADVVGLDISAAMLQQGRRKAQNAELAGTLEFLRGDAGRLPFPDDHFDTVIAMRFFHLADDPEAFLEEMRRVSRDQIVFDTFNRFSTRSVYNWALPMGSRLYSKSEVAVLLAKTDLTLVDVEDDFLLPYGLYRSIPNGLASPLRALDKAVGELPITDHFASVSYWNAQVR; encoded by the coding sequence GTGAAAGGACAGGAGTGGTACCAAGCCGACGATATCGCCGAGGAATACGACGACAAGCGGTTCTCCCAGGGCGGACAGCTGATCGACCGCCGGGAGAAGGAGGCCGTCCTCGAGGCTATCATGCCCGTCGAGGACCGAAAGGTCCTCGAGATCGCCTGTGGTACCGGGCGGTTTACGGTCATGCTGGCCCATCAGGGTGCCGACGTCGTCGGACTGGATATCTCGGCGGCGATGCTACAGCAGGGACGACGGAAGGCTCAGAACGCGGAGCTGGCGGGGACCCTCGAGTTCCTCCGTGGTGACGCGGGGCGACTGCCGTTCCCGGACGATCACTTCGATACCGTCATCGCGATGCGGTTTTTCCATCTCGCGGACGATCCGGAGGCGTTCCTCGAAGAGATGCGGCGTGTCTCCCGCGATCAGATCGTCTTCGATACGTTCAACCGGTTTTCGACGCGGAGCGTCTACAACTGGGCGCTCCCGATGGGGTCGCGACTCTACTCGAAGAGCGAAGTGGCGGTCCTCCTCGCGAAGACGGACCTCACGCTCGTCGATGTCGAGGACGATTTCCTCCTTCCGTACGGGCTGTACCGATCGATCCCGAACGGGCTCGCGTCGCCGCTTCGCGCGCTCGACAAGGCGGTCGGCGAGTTGCCGATCACCGACCACTTCGCGTCGGTGTCGTACTGGAACGCGCAGGTTCGCTGA
- a CDS encoding amidohydrolase: MTAAADLLLVNAEVHTLTKPDTVREAVAIRDGEIVRLGDTFEVEFLAGVETDVIDCEGRVVLPGFIDAHTHMEQLGQHLVHADLSAADSAEDCVQRLRELAADDPDREWLLGFGYDESEWTGTGLETETGPKAEPAPLTRAALDRVSEDRPVVAMRVDLHTASLNTVALERLADELPDSDLRDEDGEPTGVAVEDAAEAVRKRLTADREGMREVLAAATRDAVARGVTGVHDKVRGSVAPRVYRDMAAAGDLPLRVRIDYWSDHLEALAEVGVGTNDGTGRVRTGAIKSFSDGSFGSRTAKLREPYADAGGDTTDERADGDPDKSDGDERGQWVVDPDDLAALVERADAEGFQLCVHAIGDDAIEETLSALEATADPGGSRHRIEHAELATDDQLERMAEAGIVASMQPNFHRWAGEDGLYERRLGERRRNRTNRFRRVLEAGVPLAFGSDCMPLDPLLGVHHAVNAPDDAQRLSVTEALRAYTAGAAYAGFDEDRLGTIEPGKRGDLVVLEESPWDRPDRINDIEVAMTLVDGAVVFDGREE, translated from the coding sequence ATGACGGCGGCCGCAGACCTCCTGTTGGTCAACGCGGAGGTTCACACGCTCACCAAACCCGATACCGTCCGCGAGGCGGTCGCGATCCGCGACGGCGAAATCGTCCGCCTCGGAGACACGTTCGAGGTCGAGTTCCTCGCGGGCGTCGAAACCGACGTGATCGACTGCGAGGGTCGCGTCGTCCTGCCGGGGTTCATCGACGCGCACACGCACATGGAGCAACTGGGCCAGCACCTGGTCCACGCGGACCTCTCGGCCGCCGACAGCGCCGAGGACTGCGTCCAGCGACTCCGCGAACTGGCCGCGGACGACCCCGACCGCGAGTGGCTCCTCGGGTTCGGCTACGACGAGAGCGAGTGGACGGGGACAGGATTGGAGACGGAAACGGGACCGAAGGCGGAACCGGCACCGCTCACTCGAGCGGCCCTCGACCGGGTCAGCGAGGACCGGCCGGTCGTCGCGATGCGGGTCGATCTGCACACCGCGTCGCTGAACACGGTCGCGCTCGAGCGCCTCGCGGACGAGTTGCCCGACTCCGATCTGCGAGACGAGGACGGCGAACCGACCGGGGTCGCCGTCGAGGACGCTGCCGAGGCCGTCAGGAAGCGACTCACGGCCGATCGCGAGGGGATGCGCGAGGTGCTCGCGGCGGCGACGCGCGACGCGGTCGCGCGCGGCGTTACCGGCGTCCACGACAAGGTCCGGGGCTCGGTCGCGCCGCGGGTCTACCGCGACATGGCCGCCGCCGGCGACCTCCCGCTGCGCGTGCGGATCGACTACTGGAGCGACCACCTCGAGGCCCTCGCCGAGGTCGGGGTGGGAACGAACGACGGGACCGGCCGCGTTCGGACGGGCGCGATCAAGTCCTTCTCCGACGGCAGTTTCGGGAGTCGGACGGCGAAGCTCCGGGAGCCGTACGCGGACGCCGGCGGCGATACTACCGACGAACGAGCCGACGGCGACCCGGACAAATCCGACGGCGACGAGCGCGGCCAGTGGGTCGTCGACCCCGACGACCTCGCCGCGCTGGTCGAACGGGCCGACGCCGAGGGATTCCAGCTCTGCGTCCACGCCATCGGCGACGACGCGATCGAGGAAACGCTGTCCGCGCTCGAGGCGACCGCCGACCCCGGCGGCTCCCGCCACCGGATCGAACACGCGGAGCTGGCGACCGACGACCAGCTCGAGCGCATGGCCGAGGCGGGGATCGTCGCCTCGATGCAGCCGAACTTCCACCGCTGGGCCGGCGAAGATGGACTTTACGAGCGGCGACTCGGCGAGCGGCGGCGCAATCGGACGAACCGGTTCCGACGGGTGCTCGAGGCCGGCGTCCCGCTCGCGTTCGGCTCGGACTGCATGCCGCTGGATCCGCTTCTGGGCGTCCATCACGCGGTGAACGCACCGGACGACGCACAGCGGCTGTCGGTCACCGAGGCGCTGCGAGCGTACACCGCCGGTGCGGCGTACGCCGGCTTCGACGAGGACCGACTCGGAACGATCGAGCCCGGCAAGCGCGGGGATCTGGTGGTGCTCGAGGAGTCGCCGTGGGACCGACCGGACCGGATCAACGACATCGAGGTCGCGATGACGCTCGTCGACGGTGCGGTCGTCTTCGACGGGCGCGAGGAATAG
- a CDS encoding TRAM domain-containing protein codes for MEISEKLLCLFSTDVSEEEDRYVIEVPRQEVETGDIDPGEVYRVALISREDEVASNDDASATATPQSAPSEPQPPVDVGETRYVEIEDIGKQGDGIARVERGYVIIVPGADVGERVKIEVTEVKSNFAVGEIIEDTF; via the coding sequence GTGGAAATATCTGAAAAACTGCTGTGTCTGTTCAGTACGGACGTTTCGGAAGAGGAGGATCGATACGTCATCGAGGTACCGCGTCAAGAGGTCGAAACCGGCGACATCGACCCGGGCGAGGTCTATCGCGTCGCGCTCATCTCGCGAGAGGATGAGGTCGCGAGCAACGACGACGCCTCGGCGACGGCCACACCCCAGAGCGCGCCATCGGAGCCGCAGCCGCCGGTCGATGTCGGCGAAACGCGCTACGTCGAGATCGAAGACATCGGCAAACAGGGCGACGGCATCGCCCGCGTCGAACGCGGCTACGTCATCATCGTGCCCGGGGCCGACGTCGGCGAACGCGTCAAGATCGAAGTCACCGAGGTCAAGTCGAACTTCGCCGTCGGCGAGATCATCGAAGACACGTTCTAG
- a CDS encoding multidrug efflux SMR transporter, with protein MNPYVILGGAILSELFGTTALKLSEGFSRPLPSLGVLVGYGVAFYLLSLTLEELPVGVVYATWAALGIVGVASIGVLAFDEHLDGAAVAGLGLILAGVYCLNVLPDVSAH; from the coding sequence ATGAACCCGTACGTGATACTCGGCGGTGCGATCCTATCGGAACTGTTCGGAACGACGGCGCTCAAACTCTCCGAGGGGTTCTCGCGGCCGCTGCCGAGTCTCGGCGTCCTCGTCGGCTACGGCGTCGCCTTCTATCTGCTCTCGCTGACGCTCGAGGAGTTACCGGTCGGGGTCGTCTACGCGACGTGGGCCGCACTCGGCATCGTCGGCGTCGCGTCGATCGGCGTGCTGGCGTTCGACGAGCACCTCGACGGCGCGGCCGTCGCCGGACTCGGGCTCATCCTCGCCGGCGTCTACTGTCTCAACGTCCTCCCGGATGTCTCCGCGCACTGA
- a CDS encoding MBL fold metallo-hydrolase, translating to MDLVSRSLPVATRAPGGETNAYLLRATTPATPDGERRPRDSGADPAVLVDPAARTDDLDRLVREHAVDHILVTHTHPDHVGAVDAYAAETGATVWARYGRTDRFHEATGCEPDRTFAPGTAIPLEDERVRILDAPGHAPDHVALEAGRGGPIVCGDCAVREGSVVVGAPEGDMRAYVTTLRRLWAIDPPTLYPGHGPEIDEPRETLERLFSHRAEREARVLEAVSGGAEALDEILESAYKKDLSGVRDLARATVVAHLEKLAVEGHAGWDGERATPGPTAGAGD from the coding sequence ATGGATCTCGTTTCCCGGTCGCTTCCAGTCGCGACACGCGCCCCCGGCGGCGAAACCAACGCCTATCTGCTCCGAGCGACGACGCCGGCGACCCCGGACGGCGAGCGCCGACCCCGCGACTCCGGAGCCGACCCGGCGGTCCTCGTCGATCCGGCAGCGCGCACCGACGACCTCGATCGGCTGGTCCGCGAGCACGCCGTCGACCACATCCTCGTCACCCACACCCACCCCGACCACGTGGGTGCCGTCGACGCCTACGCCGCCGAGACCGGCGCGACGGTCTGGGCCCGGTACGGTCGAACTGACCGGTTTCACGAGGCGACGGGCTGCGAACCGGACCGGACGTTCGCGCCGGGGACGGCGATTCCGCTCGAGGACGAACGCGTCCGCATCCTCGACGCGCCGGGCCACGCGCCGGACCACGTCGCGCTCGAGGCCGGCCGCGGCGGCCCGATCGTCTGTGGCGACTGCGCCGTCCGCGAGGGCAGCGTCGTCGTCGGCGCGCCCGAGGGCGACATGCGCGCGTACGTGACGACCCTGCGACGGCTGTGGGCGATCGACCCGCCCACACTGTATCCGGGCCACGGCCCCGAAATAGACGAGCCCCGCGAGACCCTCGAGCGACTGTTCTCTCACCGGGCCGAGCGCGAAGCGCGGGTGCTCGAGGCGGTCTCCGGCGGAGCCGAGGCCCTCGACGAAATCCTCGAATCGGCCTACAAGAAGGACCTCTCGGGGGTGCGCGACCTCGCGCGGGCGACGGTCGTCGCCCACCTCGAGAAACTCGCCGTCGAGGGGCACGCGGGGTGGGACGGCGAGCGGGCGACACCGGGACCGACCGCGGGCGCGGGCGACTGA
- the hmgA gene encoding hydroxymethylglutaryl-CoA reductase (NADPH) codes for MTDPEDLAERVREGELRIHELEDHADYDTAAEARRLLVERETGTELEAIGDYAFPAERADPNIENMIGAAQVPMGVVGPVPVSGGAADGEHYLPLATTEGALLASVNRGLSVIRAADGADARVTKNGMTRAPVFRVDGVAEAAETVDWVEGNFEALREAAESTTSHGELLDIEPYVVGDSVYLRFAYDTKDAMGMNMATIATGEACELVESETPASLVALSGNLCSDKKPAAVNAVEGRGRSVTADVQIPGELVEERLHTTADAIAEANTRKNLIGSAKAGSLGFNAHAANVVGAAFLATGQDEAQVVEAANTITTMDARKREDGTTDLYASVSLASLEVGTVGGGTKLPTQAEALEILGLKGGGDPAGSNADALAEIIAVGALAGELSLLGALSSRHLASAHEDLGR; via the coding sequence ATGACAGACCCCGAGGACCTCGCCGAGCGGGTGCGCGAGGGCGAGCTTCGCATTCACGAACTCGAGGACCACGCCGACTACGACACCGCGGCCGAAGCGCGTCGGTTGCTCGTCGAGCGCGAGACGGGAACCGAACTCGAGGCGATCGGCGACTACGCGTTCCCCGCCGAGCGAGCGGACCCGAACATCGAGAACATGATCGGCGCGGCGCAGGTGCCGATGGGCGTCGTCGGTCCCGTCCCAGTAAGCGGCGGCGCGGCCGACGGCGAGCACTACCTCCCGCTCGCGACGACGGAGGGCGCGCTGCTGGCGTCGGTCAACCGCGGGCTCTCCGTGATCCGCGCTGCGGACGGAGCCGACGCGCGCGTGACGAAAAACGGGATGACTCGAGCCCCGGTCTTTCGGGTCGACGGCGTCGCCGAGGCCGCCGAGACCGTCGACTGGGTCGAGGGCAATTTCGAGGCGCTCCGGGAGGCCGCCGAGTCGACGACGAGCCACGGCGAACTCCTCGATATCGAGCCCTACGTCGTCGGCGACTCCGTCTACCTGCGTTTCGCCTACGACACCAAGGACGCCATGGGGATGAACATGGCCACGATCGCCACCGGCGAGGCCTGCGAACTCGTCGAGAGCGAGACCCCGGCCTCGCTCGTCGCGCTCTCGGGCAACCTCTGCTCGGACAAGAAACCCGCCGCTGTCAACGCCGTCGAGGGCCGCGGCCGCTCGGTGACGGCCGACGTGCAGATTCCGGGCGAACTCGTCGAGGAGCGACTCCACACGACCGCCGACGCCATCGCGGAGGCCAACACCCGCAAGAACCTGATCGGCAGCGCCAAAGCGGGGAGTCTGGGATTCAACGCCCACGCGGCCAACGTCGTCGGCGCGGCCTTCCTCGCGACCGGACAGGACGAGGCTCAGGTCGTCGAGGCAGCGAACACGATCACGACCATGGACGCTCGCAAGCGCGAGGACGGCACCACCGATCTCTACGCCAGCGTCTCGCTCGCCTCGCTCGAGGTCGGCACCGTCGGCGGCGGAACGAAACTGCCGACGCAGGCCGAAGCCCTCGAGATTCTGGGCCTCAAGGGCGGTGGCGATCCGGCCGGCTCGAACGCCGACGCGCTCGCCGAGATCATCGCTGTCGGCGCGCTCGCGGGCGAACTCTCGCTGCTCGGCGCGCTCTCCTCGCGACACCTCGCGAGCGCACACGAGGATCTCGGCCGGTAA
- a CDS encoding YkgJ family cysteine cluster protein, with translation MQSLDAELEDARRLAIDDLADAIESIGFECTRCGACCKSEAEDDHTATVFPDEVRNLEESAARSAADDQAVEPRDSDSYDGDYDWRDVARPMPYGLSETEEGGLEGETFEWALQTDDCGDCTFYEEDESGTGACSVHGDRPLICQTYPFSVALSGTSQPMGEAVDEAGVVRAHECEGLGRDISRDDAEELARALKERAVRELEEAIAVRDEYEPASPDPGEVVVHDSEGAKRADGTPLEE, from the coding sequence GTGCAATCGCTCGACGCCGAACTCGAGGACGCCCGCCGACTCGCCATCGATGACCTCGCGGACGCGATCGAGTCGATCGGCTTCGAGTGTACCCGCTGTGGGGCCTGTTGCAAAAGTGAGGCCGAGGACGACCACACGGCGACGGTGTTTCCGGACGAAGTTCGAAATCTCGAGGAGAGCGCGGCGCGTAGCGCCGCGGATGATCAAGCGGTGGAGCCGCGAGATAGCGACAGCTACGACGGCGACTACGACTGGCGCGATGTCGCTCGTCCCATGCCCTACGGGCTCTCGGAGACGGAAGAGGGTGGCCTCGAGGGCGAGACCTTCGAGTGGGCCCTACAGACCGACGACTGCGGCGACTGTACCTTCTACGAGGAAGACGAGTCGGGCACGGGTGCGTGTTCCGTACACGGCGACCGGCCGCTAATCTGTCAGACCTATCCGTTCAGCGTGGCGCTTTCGGGCACCAGCCAGCCGATGGGCGAGGCCGTCGACGAGGCGGGCGTGGTCCGCGCCCACGAGTGCGAGGGACTCGGCCGGGATATTTCGCGCGACGACGCCGAGGAACTGGCTCGAGCGCTGAAAGAACGGGCCGTCCGGGAACTCGAGGAGGCCATCGCGGTCAGGGACGAGTACGAACCGGCCAGTCCGGACCCCGGCGAGGTCGTCGTCCACGACTCCGAAGGCGCAAAGCGGGCGGACGGAACGCCGCTCGAGGAGTGA
- a CDS encoding cupin domain-containing protein, translating into MERVSLDDLESSEAADGVHLALLAGTESMNVQHFEIEPGATVDEHSHPHDQTGYITQGELTFLTDSDERSSSSNRNSSTSDDGEEIVCGPGDSYAIPGDQPHAAENRGDETVRGVDIFSPPRENPSWQTE; encoded by the coding sequence ATGGAACGCGTTTCCCTCGATGACCTCGAGTCGTCGGAAGCCGCGGACGGCGTCCACCTCGCGCTGCTGGCGGGGACCGAGTCGATGAACGTCCAGCACTTCGAGATCGAACCCGGCGCGACGGTCGACGAGCACAGCCACCCCCACGACCAGACCGGCTACATCACGCAGGGTGAACTGACGTTCCTCACTGACAGCGATGAGCGAAGCTCATCGAGCAATCGGAACTCTTCGACTTCCGATGACGGTGAGGAGATCGTCTGCGGTCCCGGCGATTCCTACGCGATCCCGGGCGACCAGCCCCACGCGGCCGAGAACCGCGGCGACGAGACGGTCCGGGGCGTCGACATCTTCAGCCCGCCGCGGGAGAACCCGAGTTGGCAGACTGAGTGA
- a CDS encoding LLM class flavin-dependent oxidoreductase encodes METGLMVTAFGDADLADVAVRAEERGYDAVWVGELWGASGVVQTTEMACRTDEIGIGTAILNVYSRSPAVLAMTAASLEDAADGRFTLGVGTSTATAVEGLHGMSFDRPVRRAHETIELIRKFTAGTGDPVDYEGELLEAANFPSIETSVPIYHAGLGPANRRVVGRLCDGWIPHNIPFSRLEDAFEEVAAAARERDREPDEIAIAPYVPSAVSDDPSEAREVLRRHVAYYVGSGEGYRRAVATAYPDEASRIAKAWRAGERDDAASAVTDQMIADLGVAGTPEEAREQLRTLVAETGIDHPIVVVPEPASSDVTETTIEALAPKRL; translated from the coding sequence ATGGAAACCGGACTCATGGTCACGGCGTTCGGCGACGCGGACCTCGCGGACGTTGCGGTCCGCGCCGAGGAACGGGGCTACGACGCCGTCTGGGTCGGCGAACTCTGGGGAGCGAGCGGCGTCGTCCAGACCACCGAGATGGCCTGTCGAACCGACGAGATCGGTATCGGGACCGCGATTTTGAACGTCTACTCGCGCTCGCCCGCGGTGCTCGCGATGACGGCCGCCTCGCTCGAGGACGCCGCCGACGGCCGGTTCACGCTCGGGGTCGGGACGAGCACGGCCACAGCGGTCGAGGGGCTCCACGGGATGTCGTTCGATCGACCGGTGCGACGCGCCCACGAAACGATCGAACTGATCCGGAAGTTCACGGCCGGGACCGGCGACCCGGTCGACTACGAGGGCGAACTCCTCGAGGCGGCGAACTTCCCGTCGATCGAGACCTCGGTGCCGATCTATCACGCCGGCCTCGGGCCGGCCAACCGGCGCGTCGTCGGCCGGCTCTGCGACGGCTGGATCCCGCACAATATTCCGTTCTCGCGGCTCGAGGACGCCTTCGAGGAGGTCGCGGCGGCCGCGCGGGAGCGCGACCGAGAGCCGGACGAGATCGCGATCGCGCCGTACGTCCCGTCGGCGGTCAGCGACGATCCGAGCGAGGCCCGCGAGGTGCTGCGGCGACACGTCGCCTACTACGTCGGGAGCGGCGAGGGCTACCGGCGCGCGGTCGCGACGGCGTACCCGGACGAGGCGAGCCGGATTGCAAAAGCGTGGCGCGCCGGCGAGCGCGACGACGCCGCGAGCGCGGTGACCGACCAGATGATCGCCGATCTCGGCGTGGCCGGAACGCCCGAGGAGGCCCGCGAGCAACTTCGAACGCTCGTCGCCGAGACGGGGATCGACCACCCGATCGTCGTCGTCCCGGAACCGGCCTCGAGCGACGTGACCGAGACGACGATCGAGGCGCTCGCACCGAAACGGTTGTAG